The Papaver somniferum cultivar HN1 unplaced genomic scaffold, ASM357369v1 unplaced-scaffold_33, whole genome shotgun sequence genome includes a window with the following:
- the LOC113342009 gene encoding uncharacterized protein LOC113342009 has protein sequence MGLSTTPHPKPYPLGWIQKDTKLQVTTQCCFEFAITDKFIDKIICDDVPLDVAQVIFGNPYLWERDVVLYHRERAYLFKKDGKEFGILASKTHLPMKMGTTNQVKRLINACGKFILLLIRPMNMGQKKVTLHATLSIKQKSEMSSLKKQFVDLFQEEVIIPPKRSVEHEITLVGDASLPNLGLYITSITESEEIKRQVQELLEQRMIVPSCSPCGSPVLLVPKKDGGWRMYVDYRALNKITIKNRYPLPRIDDLLDRLGGAAKLFFHHVWKNFGLPTSIISDRDSRFLSQFWTKLWSLMDIRLKRSTAFYPQTDGQTEVELWFIF, from the coding sequence atggGATTATCAACAACTCCACATCCAAAACCTTATCCTTTGGGGTGGATACAAAAGGATACTAAGCTTCAGGTAACGACACAGTGTTGTTTCGAATTCGCTATCACTGATAAGTTTATTGATAAAATTATCTGTGATGATGTGCCATTGGATGTAGCACAAGTGATTTTTGGAAATCCATATTTATGGGAACGAGATGTTGTTCTTTATCATAGAGAGCGTGCTTATTTGTTTAAAAAGGATGGGAAGGAATTTGGAATACTGGCTAGCAAAACCCATCTACCCATGAAAATGGGTACCACTAATCAAGTCAAGAGATTGATTAATGCCTGTGGTAAATTCATTTTATTATTAATCAGACCAATGAACATGGGACAAAAGAAAGTAACATTACATGCTACACTCTCCATCAAACAAAAAAGTGAGATGAGTTCATTAAAGAAGCAGTTTGTGGATTTATTTCAGGAAGAGGTTATTATACCACCTAAAAGAAGTGTGGAACATGAGATTACACTTGTTGGAGATGCCTCTTTACCAAACTTGGGGTTATATATAACCTCTATAACTGAATCTGAAGAAATCAAGAGACAAGTACAAGAGTTACTTGAACAAAGGATGATAGTGCCAAGTTGTTCCCCATGTGGCTCTCCAGTTCTACTTgtaccaaagaaagatggaggaTGGAGAATGTATGTAGATTACCGAGCTTTAAATAAGATTACTATAAAGAATAGATATCCATTACCAAGGATTGATGATCTTCTTGATCGATTAGGAGGTGCAGCCAAGCTATTCTTCCACCATGTTTGGAAAAATTTTGGGCTACCCACATCCATTATCTCTGATAGAGATAGTCGCTTCCTAAGTCAGTTTTGGACCAAGTTATGGAGTCTAATGGATATAAGGCTCAAGCGTAGCACTGCATTTTATCCTCAAACAGACGGACAAACAGAAGTAGAACTTTGGTTCATCTTTTAA